The Colias croceus chromosome 11, ilColCroc2.1 genome has a segment encoding these proteins:
- the LOC123695531 gene encoding fruit bromelain-like, whose product MVRTICVVLLIAAAMVSAAPNGKPHYDLDDAPELFEKFIREHHRVYKDDADRAEHYKAFLKTLNVINDSNSDPQQTATFDINEFADYTPEEEKHLYGLKDMNDMD is encoded by the exons ATGGTTCGTACAATCTGTGTGGTTTTGCTCATCGCTGCAGCTATGGTATCTGCAGCACCAAACGGTAAACCACATTACGATTTAGACGATGCCCCGGAACTTTTCGAGAAATTCATAAGGGAGCACCACAGAGTCTATAAAGATGATGCAGACCGTGCAGAACATTATAAAGCATTCTTGAAGACCCTCAATGTGATAAACGATTCTAATAGCGACCCACAACAAACTGCGACGTTCGACATCAACGAATTTGCTGACTATACTCCGGAAGAAGAAAAACATCTGTATGGATTAAAAGACATG AACGACATGGATTGA